GGGGGGGTCCTGCATATCGATGAGCGGGATCTTACCGTGACTGTCGAGCCCAATGTCACTTGGGCTAAGCTTGACAAGGAACTGCGGAAACACGATCTTACCTATTTATGTAGTGAAGCGGGCGGACCTGCAATGACCGTCGGTGGGTCTGTTATGAAAGCGGGCGGAGGACCCCACGGTACGGCGAAGTTTGGTTTCCATGGTAACTCTGACATTATCAGCCTTGAAATGGTTTTGCCAAATGGTGACGTAGTCAACACTGGGTCAGCCGCCTGGCCGAGTGCTGGCAAATTCAAACGGCAATGCTTGGGCCCTGATGTTGCTGGTCTCTTCATAGGTGCTGAAGGTAGTCTAGGAGTGTGCACCGAGCTGACCCTGCGAGTTCGTCCCACCTCTGATTACAAAGAACGTTTATTCATGATTATGCCCACGCTGGATGAAGTTGTTGAGATTGGCCACTTCATCAATTATCATGTTGGGGATGAATTCCTGAATGGCTTTTATTTGGCTGTTGACCCGACTGCGCCCGAAACATTTGTTGTCATGATGGATATATTTGGCTACGAACAGGAACTAATTGAGCACCGCAAGAAGAAGATAATAGAGAAGGTTGAAGAACTAGGAGGAGAAATGCAGGACAGTACTCCAGCAGATGACTACTACGACAGGATTCTAACAGGCCTTACCGACATCTTTGCGGCTGGCGTTTGGCACTTTTTCGGCTCTGGCTCGTTGCGGATTGATGATATCAAGTTCCTCTATGATGTATGGAAGGAGGAGCTGATTGAGAAACGTGGATACAAGAAAGCAGCGTTTGGTGCCCAAGTACTGCCCAGGAATTGGCTTGCATTCATGGTAGCAAACTATGAGGAGCCAGAAGAATGGGACGAGATGATGGAAATAGCAGACGAAATTAATGAAATTGTACTAGATGGGCCTGTGGTTCCTTATGGGATTGGAGGGAAGCATGGGCTTCGTCCTTTCCTCAGGGCACGGGAAACTGGCTATTATCGTCTTCTGAAAGAAATCAAGCAAACTGTTGATCCGAACAACATACTCCAACGGGGCATATTCTTCGCAGAGGAGGATCTAGAATGAGAATCGAAAAATACGCCGACATGATATACGCCTGCGGTCGCTGCAACTTCTGCCGAGGTTTTGATTTCGACAATAGATGTCCGCAGCTCAACCTGCAGCGGTGGGAATCCTCGACCGGCAGAGGAAAAATGGCAATTGCTAGAGGCCTTCTCGAAGGCGATCTAGATTATACAGAAGACCTAGTTCCACGTATATTCGGGTGCTTCATGTGTGCTAGATGTGCTGAGGAATGTAAGAAAGCTGCGGAGATTGACATAGTTGCCATTACAAAAGCCATGCGCGCTGATTTTGTCGACAAGGGTGTGCCTATCCCTGAAGGCGGAGCCAGCATGGCAGATACTGCTGCAGAAAGCGGCAACATCTTTGCAGATTCCCCTGATGCTCATATAGCATGGGCGGAAGGCCTTGACTTCGCTGAAGGTTCCGGTGTGCTATTCTTTCCTGGTTGCCTAGCAAGTCATCGATTCAAAGAAAAGACAAGAATTCTGGTGCGTGTGCTTCAAGAAGCTGGTTATGAACTGGATGTACTTAGCGGTGAAAATACCTGCTGTGGAACTCCGTTCTGGGTAACAGGAAAAGATGAAAAGGCGGAGGAATGGGCTGCTGATTTCTTGAAGCGACTCGAAGAACGGGGTGTGGAGGAAATCATCACTCCATGTCCAAGTTGTTTCAGAGCTTTTGATGAAGTGTATCCCGAGTTGCTTGGTGTAGAGGAATTTCCAATCAACGTTAGACATACAAGTGAAGTTCTTGAGAAAATTGTCAATGAAGATAAGCTTGTCTTGACGAAAGAAATCAAAAAGACAGTAACGTATCATGATCCCTGCGAGATAGGTAGATATCGGGATATCTATGAGCCTGCTCGAAATGTGCTGAAGGCAATACCCGGACTCCAGTTTGTGGAAATGGAGCGAAATCGCGATGAAGCCTTTTGTTGCGGAGGTGGCGGCGGTATAAAAATCATGGATGAAGATGCCTCCAATGAAATCGCTGTGGAGCGGCTACAGGATGCACTAGATACTGGAGCAGATTTGCTTAGCACCATTTGCCCTGCTTGCGAGCTGAATCTTACACATGCAACATACATCGAAGATGTTCATATGCGGGTTCTTGATGTGGCTGAGCTGTTGGCTGTATCA
Above is a window of Candidatus Thorarchaeota archaeon DNA encoding:
- a CDS encoding FAD-binding oxidoreductase — protein: GGVLHIDERDLTVTVEPNVTWAKLDKELRKHDLTYLCSEAGGPAMTVGGSVMKAGGGPHGTAKFGFHGNSDIISLEMVLPNGDVVNTGSAAWPSAGKFKRQCLGPDVAGLFIGAEGSLGVCTELTLRVRPTSDYKERLFMIMPTLDEVVEIGHFINYHVGDEFLNGFYLAVDPTAPETFVVMMDIFGYEQELIEHRKKKIIEKVEELGGEMQDSTPADDYYDRILTGLTDIFAAGVWHFFGSGSLRIDDIKFLYDVWKEELIEKRGYKKAAFGAQVLPRNWLAFMVANYEEPEEWDEMMEIADEINEIVLDGPVVPYGIGGKHGLRPFLRARETGYYRLLKEIKQTVDPNNILQRGIFFAEEDLE
- a CDS encoding (Fe-S)-binding protein translates to MRIEKYADMIYACGRCNFCRGFDFDNRCPQLNLQRWESSTGRGKMAIARGLLEGDLDYTEDLVPRIFGCFMCARCAEECKKAAEIDIVAITKAMRADFVDKGVPIPEGGASMADTAAESGNIFADSPDAHIAWAEGLDFAEGSGVLFFPGCLASHRFKEKTRILVRVLQEAGYELDVLSGENTCCGTPFWVTGKDEKAEEWAADFLKRLEERGVEEIITPCPSCFRAFDEVYPELLGVEEFPINVRHTSEVLEKIVNEDKLVLTKEIKKTVTYHDPCEIGRYRDIYEPARNVLKAIPGLQFVEMERNRDEAFCCGGGGGIKIMDEDASNEIAVERLQDALDTGADLLSTICPACELNLTHATYIEDVHMRVLDVAELLAVSAGIEDEEILDPYYFPED